The following coding sequences lie in one Haemorhous mexicanus isolate bHaeMex1 chromosome 10, bHaeMex1.pri, whole genome shotgun sequence genomic window:
- the SAG gene encoding S-arrestin isoform X5, translating to MSCPESQKTGIGGKNADSPQKQVIFRKSTRDKALTIYLGKRDYIDNIGNVEPVDGVVLVDPAIIKGKKGLRFYAMYFSEIVCLSERDAKVEPLKGTNVTLCLSEWASWEQYSLGYASVEMSSHVSLRQEVSSSQPGFTVFLLPVSPVLCFFPVFVSLTCVFRYGQEDIDVIGLAFRRDLFFSRVQVYPPADKPESLTLLQESLLKKLGKNAYPFFFTFPDYLPCSVCLQPAPRDVDKTCGVDFEVKAFSTENVEERIHRRNSARLLIRKVQYAPESPGPQPCAETTWQFFMSNKPLHLKACLSKEVYYHGEPIPVTVTINNNTDKTVKKIKVQVEQVANVVLYSSDFYTKVVAAEEAHEKVQPNSSLTKTLTVLPLLANNRETREIALDGKLKDEDTNLASSTIIKDGIDKTVMGILVSYKIKVKLTVPGEVGTELPFRLMHPKPEEKNPAVKQSLYLRSLLVRS from the exons ATGAGTTGCCCTGAGTCTCAAAAGACTGGGATTGGTGGGAAGAATGCTGATTCTCCTCAAAAACAAGTTATCTTCAGAAAAAGCACCCGTGACAAAGCT CTGACCATCTACCTGGGAAAGCGGGACTACATTGACAACATAGGGAATGTAGAACCTGTAG aTGGTGTTGTATTGGTGGATCCTGCTATTATCAAGGGGAAGAAAGGTTTGAGATTTTATGCAATGTATTTCTCAGAAATTGTTTGTCTTTCTGAGCGAGATGCTAAGGTAGAGCCTTTGAAGGGTACAAATGTAACTCTCTGCCTCAGTGAGTGGGCTTCATGGGAACAGTACTCACTGGGTTATGCAAGTGTTGAAATGAGTTCCCATGTCTCCCTGAGGCAGGAGGTGtcctcatcccagcctggcttcaccgttttcctgctgcctgtttCACCTGTCCTGTGCTTCTTCCCAGTGTTTGTGTCCCTGACCTGCGTGTTCCGCTACGGCCAGGAGGACATCGACGTGATCGGCCTCGCCTTCCGCCGGGACCTGTTCTTCTCCAGGGTCCAGGTGTACCCGCCTGCTGACAAGCCAGAGTCTCTCACCCTCTTGCAGGAATCTCTGCTAAAGAAGCTGGGGAAAAATGCTTATCCCTTTTTCTTTACA TTTCCAGATTACCTGCCTTGCTCAGTCTGTCTGCAGCCTGCACCTCGTGATGTTGATAAG ACTTGTGGGGTGGATTTTGAGGTGAAAGCTTTCTCAACAGAAAATGTGGAAGAGAGGATTCATAGGAG gaaCTCTGCACGTCTGCTGATCCGTAAGGTGCAGTATGCTCCGGAGAGCCCAGGACCCCAGCCTTGTGCAGAGACCACCTGGCAGTTCTTCATGTCCAACAAGCCCCTGCACCTGAAAGCCTGCCTCAGTAAAGAG GTATACTACCATGGTGAGCCCATTCCAGTCACTGTCACCATCAACAACAACACAGACAAAACAGTGAAGAAGATCAAAGTCCAGG TGGAGCAGGTGGCCAATGTGGTGCTGTACTCCAGTGACTTCTACACCAAAGTGGTGGCTGCTGAGGAAGCACA tgaaaaggTGCAGCCAAACAGTAGCCTGACCAAGACACTGACAGTTCTGCCCTTGCTTGCAAATAACCGGGAGACACGGGAAATAGCTCTGGATGGAAAACTGAAGGATGAGGACACCAACTTGGCTTCTAGTACCAT CATTAAGGATGGAATAGACAAGACAGTGATGGGGATTCTGGTTTCCTACAAGATCAAAGTGAAGCTCACAGTTCCAGG TGAagtgggcacagagctgccattTCGTCTCATGCACCCCAAACCTGAGGAAAAGAACCCAGCAG TGAAGCAGAGCTTGTATTTGAGGAGTTTGCTCGTCAGAAGCTAA
- the SAG gene encoding S-arrestin isoform X9 has protein sequence MSCPESQKTGIGGKNADSPQKQVIFRKSTRDKALTIYLGKRDYIDNIGNVEPVDGVVLVDPAIIKGKKVFVSLTCVFRYGQEDIDVIGLAFRRDLFFSRVQVYPPADKPESLTLLQESLLKKLGKNAYPFFFTFPDYLPCSVCLQPAPRDVDKTCGVDFEVKAFSTENVEERIHRRNSARLLIRKVQYAPESPGPQPCAETTWQFFMSNKPLHLKACLSKEVYYHGEPIPVTVTINNNTDKTVKKIKVQVEQVANVVLYSSDFYTKVVAAEEAHEKVQPNSSLTKTLTVLPLLANNRETREIALDGKLKDEDTNLASSTIIKDGIDKTVMGILVSYKIKVKLTVPGILGDLTSSEVGTELPFRLMHPKPEEKNPAGKDGEAELVFEEFARQKLKNTPDEEDKHSPSTDE, from the exons ATGAGTTGCCCTGAGTCTCAAAAGACTGGGATTGGTGGGAAGAATGCTGATTCTCCTCAAAAACAAGTTATCTTCAGAAAAAGCACCCGTGACAAAGCT CTGACCATCTACCTGGGAAAGCGGGACTACATTGACAACATAGGGAATGTAGAACCTGTAG aTGGTGTTGTATTGGTGGATCCTGCTATTATCAAGGGGAAGAAAG TGTTTGTGTCCCTGACCTGCGTGTTCCGCTACGGCCAGGAGGACATCGACGTGATCGGCCTCGCCTTCCGCCGGGACCTGTTCTTCTCCAGGGTCCAGGTGTACCCGCCTGCTGACAAGCCAGAGTCTCTCACCCTCTTGCAGGAATCTCTGCTAAAGAAGCTGGGGAAAAATGCTTATCCCTTTTTCTTTACA TTTCCAGATTACCTGCCTTGCTCAGTCTGTCTGCAGCCTGCACCTCGTGATGTTGATAAG ACTTGTGGGGTGGATTTTGAGGTGAAAGCTTTCTCAACAGAAAATGTGGAAGAGAGGATTCATAGGAG gaaCTCTGCACGTCTGCTGATCCGTAAGGTGCAGTATGCTCCGGAGAGCCCAGGACCCCAGCCTTGTGCAGAGACCACCTGGCAGTTCTTCATGTCCAACAAGCCCCTGCACCTGAAAGCCTGCCTCAGTAAAGAG GTATACTACCATGGTGAGCCCATTCCAGTCACTGTCACCATCAACAACAACACAGACAAAACAGTGAAGAAGATCAAAGTCCAGG TGGAGCAGGTGGCCAATGTGGTGCTGTACTCCAGTGACTTCTACACCAAAGTGGTGGCTGCTGAGGAAGCACA tgaaaaggTGCAGCCAAACAGTAGCCTGACCAAGACACTGACAGTTCTGCCCTTGCTTGCAAATAACCGGGAGACACGGGAAATAGCTCTGGATGGAAAACTGAAGGATGAGGACACCAACTTGGCTTCTAGTACCAT CATTAAGGATGGAATAGACAAGACAGTGATGGGGATTCTGGTTTCCTACAAGATCAAAGTGAAGCTCACAGTTCCAGG CATACTGGGAGACCTCACTTCCAG TGAagtgggcacagagctgccattTCGTCTCATGCACCCCAAACCTGAGGAAAAGAACCCAGCAG GGAAGGATGG TGAAGCAGAGCTTGTATTTGAGGAGTTTGCTCGTCAGAAGCTAAAAAATACACCTGATGAAGAGGACAAGCATTCACCCTCAACTGATGAGTGA